A window of Gambusia affinis linkage group LG03, SWU_Gaff_1.0, whole genome shotgun sequence genomic DNA:
ACAGCCCCTTAGCATGGAGAGGGAGccaattatgaaaaataaaatgacctcATTACCACTGTCTTGTGTTGGGTATCAAGTAAAAGATGTACATGTTTATGTTCTATAGTGTGGATTATTGTATGCAGACAGAATCGGAAAAGTAACCCagtaaaatttgtgtttttattcaaagctTTTTTCCACCCAGAGTTGAGAAACTAAGGCTGAGCTACATGCAACTCTAAACAACAGAGTGAAGTCAGCTGCCAGACCTCCACAGGGAAAGAGAGTTTTGTTTGTGAGCCTACAGATCCtcacaaaagaaatattttacccATAAAAACTGGCACTCTTTCTAAAAGAAGACAAGAAGAAATCAAGGAAGGAACAACAGAAATCCGGGTACTTGATGTAGGACACTGATAAGGAATAATATCTTGGCAGTTATATTAATGCAGTCCAGAAAATGCTtcatgattgaaaaaaaaaaaaaaaaaactatttaggTACAACCTGAGCAAAAGTGAGACTTTCAGCTTCTTCCATTCACTCCAACTATGTTTTACACAAACTGCTCCTTGCTTTACTAGCTTTCTGGTGACAGATTTGTTGGGAGAGAAAGGAGAGTTCAGGCACCTGTCAGAGGAGCGACGCTGACCAGAACCACAAGATATTACAACATCTACCTCAATGCTTCGAGGAATGTTGGCTTTCTTTCACCACAAGCTTTTAAGCGCTCGATTGACTTTGAACACGAGGACGGAAATGACGATTGTGAGacacaaaccaaaacacaacagaaaaggaaaacatgacagTACCTGACCAATCCAGCAGTTGACATACAGTGGCTCCAAAGACTGTGCAATTTTGAAGGCTTCATGCGCAAGCTAAGACAAGAAATGCACAGTTGAGTAAAAATGTCAACCACCAATGATGAAAATAATCCCCAACATATTGACATGTAAAGAAAGTGACGACAGCACCTCTATGTTGTCCTTTGTTAAATACAGCGTACCAAGGTTTGTCCATGCGACAACATTCTGTACGGAAACCAAAAAggtcacatgaaaaaaaaaatgaaatcaatgaaTATATGACTTCAACTAGTCAGGAATGTAAGTTTGCAGTTCATACGTTTGGCTCAACTTCTATGGACTTGATGAAGCAATGCTGAGCCAAAGCATAGCTCTCCAGACCTGATGtggtaaaacagaaatattttaccttttctGACATATAGCAAGAAAAAGAATAGAGGAAAAATATGAGCTTTTCCAATATGCTTAGAATGATTTATCTATTGTAGTAGATGGCATGTAACGTTTCATTTTAGAaggtaaaaaaaccccaaaaacaatcagaatcaGGAGTAAAAATCAAAGCTCTTTGCTAAAAAATGATGGCAAATGCATTAATCCATTTTAAAAAGCCCTACCTCTGGACATGGAAATCACTCCCAAGGCATTCCAGTAGCTGTAGTTCCCACTCTCCATCTTGATAGCTTTTTTCAAGCACTGGtagcaaatagaaaatataacaacaatGTGGTAATGATCAGTCCctggaataaaagcaaaaatattatttttttaattacctgCTGTGCCTTCTCCAGGTCCAGAGAGTTTTGGTGTTCATCTGTAGAGCGGGGTGAGTTTGTGGCCTGGTGGTAATAATTTAGCCCCAAGTCATACCAAAGGCTGGCAACCTCAGGCATCAGCTTCAAAGCATGGGCATAACACCTGGGACGTGAAAAAATAAGGTCGACAGCTTTCTTCCtctgacattttaaagtatttatcaTTACATATCATAGTGACTTGATTTCTCTCGAACCTTTCCACATATTCTGATGCCACAAACCCAAACGTCGTGTGTTCTTTATGAATTCTATGTCATAAAGCTGCACAATATAATGTAGCACACAGCCatgaaatttaagaaaaattcaaatgaagtACAAATGAAGTTTAGAAAAGTGTTGTGCATTTATATTTGTCCCCCCTTCACTCCTATacccctgaataaaatccagtgcagaaGTCTTGAGCAATCACTTAATCAAAGTAAACCTGTTAGAGGCCAGCATAATGTATGGTTAACGCCTTGCAGTACCTCTCGCCAGCTTTGAGTGTCTGAGCTTGGTTCAACACGTGATCCTGCGTGCTGGAGTCAAATCCAGACAGCAAGGTCGGCACCACAACTTGAGCTCTGCTTGGCGAAACAACTCTGACAGCGGTGCACGCATCTCCCAGCAGCTTCCACAGACAAGACAGGTCTGGTCGCAGCTGCACGGCTCTGAACGGAGCAGAAATGTCAATGAACAAACAAGGTCGCCTACAGAGCAGAGTGAGTACAGTATTACAGTTCTGGAGGTTAAATGTTTCCTGGTTATTGCCTGAAGAGGTTGTGTATGGATTGTTGAATGAGGTCAACGGCGCCTCCATCTCTGCAGTCCTCCATTAAACTCTTGGCCAAAGACAACTGACACTCCCCCAGGCCTTAACAACAAATCAGATACGTTGTCAGAAATGGGCAAAAAGGTGCGACAATCAATTATCCTCTGAAGCCAAATGTGAAACCTTTCAGAGCAGGAACATAGTCCTGCTGTGTTGTGATTTGCAAATACTCATCCACGGCTTCCTTGAACTTTCCCAGAGTCTGTTTGATGGCAGCTGCCTGGTAGACGCTGTAGATGGAGCTGGGCTGGAGCTGATGTGCTTTGCCGAAGGCCTTCAGAGCTGCTGTGAAGCTCCGTCGGTTGAGGTAGGCCTCACCTAAACATTCCCAACAAACCCAGTCCTCGGGATCTGCCCTCAAAGCAGCCTGCAAGCTTTAAAACATCAGCATAAGTAAAACATCGGAATTAGAGTCCTAAAGCGTTAGTTCAGGTTTAAGATTATTACTCCGCTATGGCTTGTTGGTGTTCTCCGGTCTTCAGGTAGTACAGGCCTCGTCTCATCCAGGCCCACTTAGCGGAGCCCGGTGTGGCTTTCTCCGTCACTGACTCGAGGGTTGCCAATGCACTGTCCTGTGACATGACAGGGTTGGAGGGGAActagaaggttttttttccccccgatGCTAAATGCAAACAATACAAGTAACTTCCTGAAATGATACTGACCATATCTCCCTGCCCCATGCTGAGATCCACCAAAGCAGCTCCAGATTCGGCATCGCCGCTGTTTAACTGGAAAGCCTTCCTGTAGCACCCCTGTGCACGAGCGACGTCATTTGCCACCTCCCGGTAATAATGGCCAAGGTAGCGAAATGCACAGCCGAGATGCGGATCTAACTTTGCTGCCTGGAATGGACAAATGGAGCGCAAACTTGAACACCGCAGAGCTTCGCAAAAACACTGGTATGATCTGAAAACTCTTCAACATGAATCTTGAAACCGTACAATTTAGAGAACTTAAAGTAACACACGCATCGTTCCATCTAACGCAGTCTGATCCTTCAATTCTCCATCCAACGTAATCATACCAACCTTTAACAGGTGTGTGTGAGTTTTACTCCGGTCTTTACGGGTCTCTGAGCCCATATCCCAATAAAGTTTTCCAAGGAAGAAGAAGTACTCTCCGCTGTCCGGGGTCTGCTTTGTAGCCTGTAAGAAGCTAAACAGGAAGAGAAATATGAAGAGATATGACCAATGCTTGTGTGAACTGCCTTCCTGATATGTttacttctatttatttatttattttattttttttacctctgctCTGCTAGCTGAAGCTGACCTTCTGCTAAATGTGCCAGACCTCTCAGAGCCAATCCCTGGGGCAGACTTGGGTTGGAGACTTCCAGCTCTGACaaaagctgttaaaaataaatcacgtCAATAGCGTAGCTCCCTGTTTGGGCTAATATTGGTTTCCAGCAAGAGTTATCATTATTTTATAGTATAGCCTGAATTATTTAGTTGATATTTATCTAATACAATACTGCACTTTTTCTGGTGATTGTAAGATAACGTCCCACTGATATAAATCAGGGGGAAAAAGTTTTCAACCTTGAGCGATTGATCAATCTGTCCTTTGTTGAGGTATGCACGTCCTTTCAGGGCTAACAGAACCGGATCTTTTTCAGCCTCagtaatcttaaaaaaaaaaagggggaaaaaaaaggaaaaagaattaGAAGTGCAGATATGCATCATATATCTGCACAAAACCATATATATGCATAACAATTTCCCACAATAATTCTTCTCTAAACTTTCTTTATCTGTTGAACTATTTATAGAagacactttatttaaaaacaaatgttcttaaaatggaaatgttgtTTTGGCATCTAGCAATAAAATACCATACAAATAAGCTCTAGAATACATGAAGAACATAGCTAAAAGAATTAGTGAAGTAATCCCACACAGTCATTTATGCTCCCTCCCTCCTcagcaaaatacaaaattacgcagaaaacaaagaatccTGTCACAACATTATAACATATCACATATTTATCTAGAAATGTCCATTTCCCTGGGGTGTTTTGTATTAAAACTAAGTTtgtgtgatatatatatatcatttgtAGAGCATGAATCAGAAAACCTGTGAGAATGTCTCCAAAGCCTGACTGGCAGCCTGCTCTCCCTCACTTCTCACTAAAGCCTCCAGCTTCAGTCGAAGGAGTTTGTCTCGCAGCTCCTTGTCTTCAGACGTACAAACATTTAGGCCTAAAAGAATGAAATAAGCCAAGACACTGTATAATTTTAGCACACAAGCACCTCCTTTGAACTTCATCTGACTAGAACCAATAGTGACCACTGACAGATGAAGAAGCTAAGACCATTCATAACCCAGATACAGTGAGATGTTTAGTCAGGTTAACTTAGCAGCAccaacaacaaacataaaacacaccTTGTGAGCATGAAGCAGTGCTCTCAGAGTGTCTGTGTATTTTAAACTGAGCCTCAGCCAGGCTGTGCCATCCCGTTGCTGAGctcattttctttattcctaagaaaacagaataaatggcTTAAGGACAATTGGAAGAACTGTAAACAACAACTGCATAAATAGCAGAATGCGCTAATGTGAAAACTAACCTTTTTCCAGGTCATCAACAGCTTCGTTATACCTTCCCTCCAGAAGAGCCTTGGTACCCAGACCTAAGTGACCCAATCCACTGTTGGGGGCCATTTCCAGGAGTCGGGAAAAACAGCCGACTGCGTCCTCACCCATGTTATCTTTAAAAggaaagcaaacatttaatcagGTTAGCCATTTCATTTTACCTTTACATAACCCAATTAGAGAAGACATCTTAATTTCCCACATGTAAACCTAgtgaatttaaaatgtcctaACTAGTAGCACAACACAAAGGGaattcaaaatttcaaattttaagtTCAAAATCCCTTTGTGTTCTGCTACAAGTGGAGATTTTACTGATATGATGCTAAACAAGCAAGTTTAAGGACTGGAAAACATAAAGACGATGGAAGAGACTGACAAATTtgctaaatgacaaaaaacccccaacaataataatatgtttttagCCATCTCTAAGCTCTAAAGAAACATACTGAAGTCATAATAAAGTAATAACATCTCAGAGTGATCTGGACGGAGTCCAGTGAATCTGTGAAGGGGTTTAAAAATTATTGTGGCAGTGAAACATCTTTCCATCCTCAAAGACTTTAAGATGAGAAAGGGTAAATTATCAAAATACACTAAAGATAGGCCCATCTCACAAACACGATTCttctttgaattaaaataagtttatctttaaatttgcTCGCCTCAACTGTGACTCCCCCAAAAACAGGTTCATATTTGAGAGATGAActtttctgctcctcctccttctgcctAATAATATTTGTGACACAATGTTTGCTACAACAGAGGGACTGATATCCAGCCAACATTGTATAATTTCTATTACATAGTTATGACCAAGTTATAACATTGACTCTGCATTGTTTAATGTGTTTGATGccaatttaaattataaataaacttaatttgattttgcttttaatgaatgaatttcACCGTTTCGGAAGGAAACACTTCGATTACCTGAAATAGTTACTCCATGTGGCAATAAAAAGCATCTAGTGAGCGCGTGTAAGACAACAGTAGCTTACTTGTTTTGAGATAGTGGCTGCAAAGGACCTCTAGAGGATAGGTTTGGTTTGGGTACACAGACGACATGGACTGACAAGCCtctttcattttgctttcttcGTGTGGCAGCTGCAGTAAAAGCAGATTTACAATGGAAAGGCCCTTTCATGAAAAACACTGCGAATACGTACGTTCTTTAAGCGTCAAAACGAGGCCGACACAAGAGAGGGTGCACTTACTTTCGAAAGACATTTAATATAATCAGCCGAGAGCTTCTTGTGCTCCTCTCCTGGCACGGGCTCAGTGAGAATCATGGCCTTCTCGAACGCCGTTATCAACTGATCACcacaaaatgaaacacagcaGGCGCATGTAAACAACTTAAACCGGCTGTAAATTCCCAAGATTACGGTAAGTACATATTACAGTACTTTGCCAATTACACACAGCTGAGCAAATGCCAACATGTGAGGTAAAGCTTACATGCTGTTGAGTCTCGTTGTCCTGCTCCTCGTCATTGATGCAGTCGGAGAGGAGATGGGTCATCTTTTGCAGTAACTGCACCAACTCCTTCTTATCCACACcctcttcctccttcagctgGACGAGCTGGAGCCAAACCTTAGCCAGCTGTACACAAACACAGGAGAGATTAAATTTATggtgtgaaaaatatatattagttAGTTGTTGCCACCAAATCTGCATGCTAGACATTTGAAATGCACACACCTTCAAATATTCCCTGTCAGACTGGTAAATATCCGACAGCTTTTTGATCATGTCGTAGCTTTTAGTTTTATCCGTCCTGTGAACAGAGAGAGCATAAGAGACAGAAATGTGCCTTTACACAAcaaggaacataaaaaaaaaaataaaaatgtagttgtACGATACAAACATATGAAATAATGAGTATGAATTTTCAAGAGCTTATTTCTAAGTGTTTCTTTATGAGAATCCTACAAGTTTGAGATGCCAATGATGCCTGGTTGGCTACCGATTATCAAAAACCTGCAGTCAGCTGCTTAAAGCTTGTGGCTTTAAAACAGggtcatcaaaataaaattcacaagTGGCACACCCTCAGTTTTTGtgtcatatttctgtttttttgtgaccaaaagcagaaatatgtttctgtttttgtgttgtattcCCAAACAACCAAAGTCAAAATTTGCTCATGTAGGTAGGAACAATTCAGCAGTCAGTGAGCAGCAATAGGTGAGGGAGGGGCTGTCTGTTCTGCATGCtctaaaaaaatacagagataACTGTGGTCACTCCAGCACTAATATTAAGAGTAGTTTAATAATCGCAGAAAATGTTTAGTGTATTATTTTAGTAGTTTTAAAGCTGAGTTAAacacattatattatattatattatattatattatattatattatactatattatatACACATATTACTTACTTTGCATAAAGCTCCACAAGCCTCTGGTAGACACTAGGCAGCTCATCTTTGAAATCCCACTGATCAGTATTTTCATAAAGATTTGCTAAACCCTGCAAATATACacattactgaaataattgaaaGTAGCACAATGCAAAACACTCTGtgtgaaaataatttgcatAAGGCTACATGGTTTCAGGGTTGGGCATCCCAGTTCTAGATGAAGACACCTGGAGATAAACTTACCTGCCAGGCCAGCAGCTGCTCAGGCTCCAGCTCCACCGCCTTCCTGTAGGCCGCTTGTGACTGATCGGGTTGTTCCAGTTCACTGGCTGCCTTGCCGATGAACACCCAGGCATTGTAATTGTTCTTTTCAAGTTTCAGAACAGCCTGAAACCACATTTAGGAGCGCAAAATCAGCTCTAACACCCATCTTCCTCCCAGTAGGTGGACTCCATTAGCTGTACTTCTCAAGAGTATTGGGAACCAAGGCAATTTACCTTGCAGTGCTTTAAGACTTCTTTGAACTCTTTGTTGTTAATGGCCTCTCTGGCACTTTTCAAAGCGGCTTTCACTTCTTTATTGGACATCTTTAGGAGGCAGACATTTACAGTGAACACTGAAAGAATGCTACAAAGCAATTTCCAACTATTTATTAGCAAGAAGCTACAAGTTGGATAGTTAACATACCACAGACTGAAATTATACCAATTACACCAAATGACACCAAATTCAGGCCAACTATGTGCTGCATTTTATTGGTGCTGCgaaacagcaaataaatagTCTATTTCAAAGGCCGATAAAGTGAGTTTTGGGTTATTTAAGCTCTTATGAGACAGATGTTCTAGCCCATAGTTAACAGCAGCCAAATaggattaatttaaataaaaaaaccccggTGCTTATTTTAAGATGTACAACTGGCTTGGTTGAGCTGAAAACAGCTGTAAACTAtacaattataaataaaaatctttgcatAAAAAGCTTACTGTTTACAGACGACTCCAGGGCTCGCACGAATGAGACGGAAGTAATACCTGCTGCGTGGCggatttttcaaaataagatgaCTTGTGatttgacacaaaaacaaacaatttaaagtcttttaaagTTCGTGTGTAGAGCAAGGGATGTGTCAAGGGTGGAAGCAATTATCCAGGTTTAGTTAAAGATGAATTAAATTGAATCAAGTGATGTTATCCTGAACATATGGACTTTAAGGGGCCATAAACAGTTTTGGGTGGCCCCACGTTAAGATGAGTTTGTCACCCACCAGTcaccacagcagcagcattttaaacAACCCAATTTTATTGGTAGCATGTTCTGCATTTGTCATCCTTAGTTTTATTTACTCAAACCCCAACAATTCAATTGACCATACCACATAATTTGCTTTACTTGACTTCAATACACCTCACTTTGTTTATAAAATAGCAGTAAGTGAAGTGCCTTCCACACCTCctgatttttgtttatcttaatgcttttaattttacaaccaGGTCAGCACATTTTATAGGtgattttaaacaacaaagagGCAGAACAttagagtaaaataaaagatacGATTGCCTGACACCAATCTCTATACATATGTAGATCATAGTTAGAAATACAATAGAAAAAGCCTTTACTGACCTGCCCAACTGGTGCAAAtgacacataaaacaaaaggttaaaGTAATTTTGCAGCTTAAAAACATTTGCCATCGCTTTAGTTAAAAAATGTCCTTGAAGAGCCATGAAGCCATGTATCAACGGCTTTTTCATTGGCCAGGATGTCCTTTTGCCAGTCCATGTGCCACCTGAGGTTAGCAATGACCTCCGTATAGTTTCTCCCCAAACTATCCCGCCACGCAGCAAACTGGTTTTTATTGTAGAGATGGACAGCCAAAGAGACTTTTGGATAATCTACAATGCTGCGCAACAGTTTGTCCAGCTGAGCCTGAACGTCTAGGAATCTGAGAACCACATTGTGCAGCTCATCCTTGTCCACTGTGACATCTGCAAAAGAAAGGATACAGAAGGGGCATTCAAAACCGGCCATCGTTGTGAGTTTCTCTAAAGGTATTTATGAGAAGTAAGTGAAATAGTTTGCATGGCTAAAAAAACTCACTGAAAAGTTGCGGGGGGACACTGATTCCGTCTGCATAGGCAATGTATTTCCAATGTCCAACTCTAAGCATATATGTAGAGGCATTGGCATTGCATCCATGATATTCACTCAATACCCACTCTGGGTGTTCGTTCTTGGACACATTTCTGGATGTGGATATCAATGGCAGGACAGAGTGGCCACTTAAATTCCCCACAGCTGAGATACCAGCAATCTCTGTAAAGCAAGCAAAGAGTTCAAACGCTGAAGATGTACGTCTGCTATTGCCGAAACTTAAAACaggtttttctcctttcctACCAAGCACAGTGGGATAGAGATCAACCAAGGACACAAGCTGGTGGACCTGCAGCCCAGACTTTAGCCCAGGACCCATGAGGAGGAGGGGGACACGAGAACTGCCTTCGAACATTGACATCTTATAGAACTGCCGATGCTCCATGGCTAGCTCTCCATGGTCGGCTGTGAATATCAAAACAGTGTTGGCCAGCAGGCCTTTCTCCCTCAGAGCTGAAATCACCTGACCTGAAGAGTGGTGATCAGAATCAGATGTCTGGAGCATGTTTCACAATATCTGTACTgtggaaaagacaataaattaaaatgttcttttaaaacaataaatatattttccccTTTGCAGGCCACGATGCCACAATCcctctgttgttgctgctgcaccTTTTCCTacaacacttttttcttccacttaactttcaaTGAACAAGGCTGGATAAAGACCTCTGGGAACAACCAGCTTCTTAAGAAATGTTCTTTTGTGACGTTCTCTCCTTGTGGAGGGCGTCAACGGACATCTGCAAGACCTACTGACTGACCTTTGAAGACCATTTAGAGGCTCTTCTTAGAATTAGCTGATTAGGGTGTGAAACCAGATGTTTCCACAATTTGACTTTTAAGTAAGTTAAATACATTTAGACAATGGTTTgttggttttcattttctgcagtgTTGACATATTTCACTGTTTGTGTAATGAATCACTGTAATATGTGAGTTTCACAGTCTGAaacaactgacaaaaaaaagagatgcaCTTGATATGTACTTGTCAATGCTTTCATGAATAAATAGGAATACTCTTGTCTTCATTTCTGTTGGaatcaagttttctttttcttttttttttatgtgcccTGTAGTCCTTACCACGCTTTAATGTGTCAATAATCTTACTCCAGTTTCTTCCAAACTCTTTCTCTCAACTAACCCAGCATGGCATCTGCTTCCGCACACATGGCGTAGTAGAAGGTCCGAATGTTTTTGATTTCCTCCTCAGTGAagttgctgctgcagtttttggTGAAGGTGGAGTAGTAGTCAACAGGATGCATGGCAGCTATAGGCAACCATTTAGGAACCGAGACAAGCTCAGAAGACACCTGTGAACAcggaaaacaaaagttattcAGTGAAGTGGTGCAAAGTAATCAAGGTGTAAAACAATACtgataaataaagaataacGATAAAAAGAGAATGCCTTTGTGAGCCAGTATGGCGAGCTACGGAACGTGGATCCTCCAGCTGTAGGACCCAGAGATTCAGTTCTATAGGGATGAGGCAGGTTGAGGCCGAGATAAAGAGCAAAAGGTTCTTTTGAAATGGCAGCTGTTTGGCGGATCCACTGAGCAGCTTTATCTGTGTTCTTCCAGTCTTTTTCCATAATTCTTCTGGTTGACATGTTGCCAATAAGTTGGGCAACAGGTCGGCCTTCCTGGCGAAGAAGGAACTGGACATCTCGAGTCCAAGCCTCGACTCGATTACTGCAGcgcatgggaaaaaaaaaaaaaaattatgggtAACGACACTTATGGGTAACGACACAATCAGGTCTGTCAGAAAAGCCTATCATTGTGTCTTACCCACCTGACTGAGTGACTCCCTGAGGTGTAATCCAGCTTTCCCAGCATCTTCGTACGATATCCGTTCCTCTCCAGCAAATCCATCCACGTGGTTGAGTTTGCATCTAAGCACTTGTAGTTGTTCCAAGACTGACTGAGGTGAACATACTGACCACTCCACATTGCTGCAGAAAAGGATGAGGAAATCAATCAGATATCTCTTCGTTTGAATATCATGGAAacgtattattattatttataactaAATGTACCTGCTCTTGAAGGGCAGCAGATGGGCGAGTTTGTGTAAGTATTGAGGAAAACAGAGCCCAGCTCCCGGAGATAATTTATATACGGGAGCCGCACAACTTTGCTGCCTGGTTCAAACGATAGTCGACCAtcctgaaacaaacacacacacaaacacataagtaccaagttttaatataaaataaaaataaataaataaataaaaaaatgagggTGATGTAATGCAGCCTAAAATACAGAATATCACTGTTCACAACGCAAAACATCAAACTTGTAATAAACAAATCATACTTACAAATGCGTCACTCATCACCATAACAATGTTCGGTCTGGTAACGTTCTGGCTGCTTTCACCACAGCCTcggaggaagaaaataaaagccaacaaaaacattttatcccTTTTATTAATATCCttcaaaataatgcattttcttAGGTCAAATAAAGCATTTGtcaaaaagtaattaaattaatcggcgcaaaaataaaacctttttcccTGTCGAGATTTTCACCGAAGGGATTCATATCCGGGTGgagttttcaaaataagagttttcTTAACGTTAACTTTCCAGCAACGGCACTTGAATGTAATAGGCTTGGAGGATTAGATAAACAAgggaaagtaaaacaaaaataacacaactaTGCAATATTTACcacctttaatgttttaaaaataaaaagagctcTTACAAATTACAAACTAAACACGGttcaaacaaactttttaacatGGCAAATGAAAACTCTAGAGGGCAGCATTTATCTATGTACCACAATATTGCTGAGCAAATTCTGCAGCCATCACAactatttttgtatattttgttgtattaGTGAAATTGCTACTGTTAGCATGATTGTAAGCAACTTAATATCTAGTTATGGTAAATTACCAAATTTGTAGTTGAGTAATGATGCTGAAGAAGACATGTGATTCAAAACTCCTGACTTGTGATCAATTTAAGAGTGATCACGCTTACTTTCAAGGACTGtgagatgggtttttttttttttttatctttattgtgAAATCTAAAGTAATTGAGTTGATTAAACTTCAGCTGCACTGTCCTgctctgaacagaaaaaaatatatgcacaaCTTTATATTATGAAATGTATGAAACCTTTATtctattaaagaaaatacaacgTTTTGTGGCGGAGAATTCAGCATCTTTACCTTAGATTAAGACCTGCCTAAAGACCTTGGTTAAAATTGTACAatattatcctttttttttatgtatgagTATATTAAAGAATGGGAAAGGAGGATCGTTCAAAGTTAGTTTGTAATAACTAACTTtgaataaatatctgttttaacAATGTTATTAATAAGAAATTATAATCTCCACATGACACCATAATTTGTTTGAGGAGAAGCAAAGGCCTTGGTTTCTGCGGCATTCAACAGGTGGTTCTGCAGCTCATGCTAGCAACACTGATGGCCACGGGGTGGCGCTTTGAGTCTTACGAgttgtttttctggaaaaagaGAGCTCAACAC
This region includes:
- the ttc37 gene encoding tetratricopeptide repeat protein 37, with amino-acid sequence MSNKEVKAALKSAREAINNKEFKEVLKHCKAVLKLEKNNYNAWVFIGKAASELEQPDQSQAAYRKAVELEPEQLLAWQGLANLYENTDQWDFKDELPSVYQRLVELYAKTDKTKSYDMIKKLSDIYQSDREYLKLAKVWLQLVQLKEEEGVDKKELVQLLQKMTHLLSDCINDEEQDNETQQHLITAFEKAMILTEPVPGEEHKKLSADYIKCLSKLPHEESKMKEACQSMSSVYPNQTYPLEVLCSHYLKTNNMGEDAVGCFSRLLEMAPNSGLGHLGLGTKALLEGRYNEAVDDLEKGIKKMSSATGWHSLAEAQFKIHRHSESTASCSQGLNVCTSEDKELRDKLLRLKLEALVRSEGEQAASQALETFSQITEAEKDPVLLALKGRAYLNKGQIDQSLKLLSELEVSNPSLPQGLALRGLAHLAEGQLQLAEQSFLQATKQTPDSGEYFFFLGKLYWDMGSETRKDRSKTHTHLLKAAKLDPHLGCAFRYLGHYYREVANDVARAQGCYRKAFQLNSGDAESGAALVDLSMGQGDMDSALATLESVTEKATPGSAKWAWMRRGLYYLKTGEHQQAIADLQAALRADPEDWVCWECLGEAYLNRRSFTAALKAFGKAHQLQPSSIYSVYQAAAIKQTLGKFKEAVDEYLQITTQQDYVPALKGLGECQLSLAKSLMEDCRDGGAVDLIQQSIHNLFRAVQLRPDLSCLWKLLGDACTAVRVVSPSRAQVVVPTLLSGFDSSTQDHVLNQAQTLKAGERCYAHALKLMPEVASLWYDLGLNYYHQATNSPRSTDEHQNSLDLEKAQQCLKKAIKMESGNYSYWNALGVISMSRGLESYALAQHCFIKSIEVEPNNVVAWTNLGTLYLTKDNIELAHEAFKIAQSLEPLYVNCWIGQALIAERVGSYDTMDLFRHTTELSTHMEGVKGYAYWVCSTLLDKSNRDSELYRYNIVQMNAISAAHVALCKYTERIQSDPDAFIMLGYLNEHLQLKRQALQAYQRAVELLQSSSSSEMLVFSLGSCARALCNSGQWDEAVQVYKSTPLQDLSDLVGLALAYCRAGLYPESISVYERALAVTSNEKEKAYILTALAMLQHQQGNLDSAKTLLFKCSLLKEPISESLLCLCALGLVHSDATLAAAALTELLKQGSASGGVVEQRCLLTCSLLALQGNYSAVQREASRAVHSNPGNSSLWALLSRVIPQYYPRKAQGGAVAGHIACLFSMTKGKRALLFSGVNQMACGRHTGEDPHRNALKTMQKAVLLCPDDPATWAGLMAACHTENTSCYLSGSAPRRHSLEHTLMSVVSEKVRSVEEMERPLAQALEGWVLQQAVSGLMQQGQLEQAEALCTQVLNVSPEHPAVMLSLTQVQCQRLLMADGGTVLTEQVLEQLNKVVMMNPTNIGAWHWLADVYRSQGLLVQAVLAYRQSLQLALQLGAHSFQIASLLRLALLALGPCMAGLPGSEWKDLVMEATTEVLKLGSSPMALLFQALLQYVTKMTARETRRLLERSVYVSPDDFPVTVVQVASWYLLRHLHAKNDQELLNVLLQHAKMNGNQRLLDFYTELTSSSS
- the arsk gene encoding arylsulfatase K isoform X2 — encoded protein: MNPFGENLDREKGCGESSQNVTRPNIVMVMSDAFDGRLSFEPGSKVVRLPYINYLRELGSVFLNTYTNSPICCPSRAAMWSGQYVHLSQSWNNYKCLDANSTTWMDLLERNGYRTKMLGKLDYTSGSHSVSNRVEAWTRDVQFLLRQEGRPVAQLIGNMSTRRIMEKDWKNTDKAAQWIRQTAAISKEPFALYLGLNLPHPYRTESLGPTAGGSTFRSSPYWLTKVSSELVSVPKWLPIAAMHPVDYYSTFTKNCSSNFTEEEIKNIRTFYYAMCAEADAMLADHGELAMEHRQFYKMSMFEGSSRVPLLLMGPGLKSGLQVHQLVSLVDLYPTVLEIAGISAVGNLSGHSVLPLISTSRNVSKNEHPEWVLSEYHGCNANASTYMLRVGHWKYIAYADGISVPPQLFNVTVDKDELHNVVLRFLDVQAQLDKLLRSIVDYPKVSLAVHLYNKNQFAAWRDSLGRNYTEVIANLRWHMDWQKDILANEKAVDTWLHGSSRTFFN
- the arsk gene encoding arylsulfatase K isoform X1 → MNPFGENLDREKGCGESSQNVTRPNIVMVMSDAFDGRLSFEPGSKVVRLPYINYLRELGSVFLNTYTNSPICCPSRAAMWSGQYVHLSQSWNNYKCLDANSTTWMDLLERNGYRTKMLGKLDYTSGSHSVSNRVEAWTRDVQFLLRQEGRPVAQLIGNMSTRRIMEKDWKNTDKAAQWIRQTAAISKEPFALYLGLNLPHPYRTESLGPTAGGSTFRSSPYWLTKVSSELVSVPKWLPIAAMHPVDYYSTFTKNCSSNFTEEEIKNIRTFYYAMCAEADAMLGQVISALREKGLLANTVLIFTADHGELAMEHRQFYKMSMFEGSSRVPLLLMGPGLKSGLQVHQLVSLVDLYPTVLEIAGISAVGNLSGHSVLPLISTSRNVSKNEHPEWVLSEYHGCNANASTYMLRVGHWKYIAYADGISVPPQLFNVTVDKDELHNVVLRFLDVQAQLDKLLRSIVDYPKVSLAVHLYNKNQFAAWRDSLGRNYTEVIANLRWHMDWQKDILANEKAVDTWLHGSSRTFFN